The Pseudomonadota bacterium region TTCCACGGGTTGGTGGGTGCTCGCGTTGGGGCGGTGGGGTCGGTGTAATCAGTGGCGTCTGCGGCTGTGCCTAGATTAGGTGCCTTGCAGAAAACCTGCTGCGGACAGATGAGCCCATACCGCCGCGGCCTCGCCGAAATCGCCGCTGTCTATACTCCCGTTGGCATTACCGCCGGGGTCAGTGTCACAGCCTGCCAATACAGCAGTGCCAATAGCGGCGCAGGCGTTGGCTGCACTCATATCCCCCGGGATCGCGCGATAGCGATCGACGAATCCGTAGTACGCCGCCTGAACTGCAGAAGCCTGGTCCGCCAGGTTACGCACCCGCGCGCTGGTAATCAGCTCCTGGCCCTTCAGGATCCCGCCGAGCAGGAGGCCGATGATGACGAGCACGATGGCGATCTCGACGAGCGTGAATCCGCCCTGTGCAGCCCCTGGTTTTCATGTGTCTCTCCTCCAAACAAGCCGGCGGTATACTGGGCATAGCGCATGCCATCGCGCTAACTTATTGATATGTGTTAACTTGTACTAAGAGCCCCGTACCGATGCTCTACCCGGATGTTGGCCGATCGACGACACCGTCGAAATCCCAACAAGGGCTTGAAAAGGCATACCTGTCGCCCAGAAGCGCCGGCTCAGCCGATTCCAAGTTGTATCGCGATGGCGTGCTCGACGGAGCGCATGTCCGCGGGGGTCCGTTTCCCGATGTGCTCCTTGAGCCGCCGTTTGCTTACCGTCGTGCCCCGGTCTCATCGCTTTGCGGTGATGTCCATCGACGGTCACGTAGTGCCGGGCTCGATGTCCACCTCAGCGAGCGTCGCCCGCCGCCTCGCCCAGGATCCCGCGAGCCCGCCGGAACACCGCATCCAGCATCTCCACGGTCAGCCGCCCCGTGAAGGTGTTCTGCTGGCTCGGGTGGTAGGAGGCGATCAAACTCACGTCCCCGAGGTCCACGCCGTGCCCGTGTTGGAACCGGGGCAGGGGCGATGGGATCGGGCGCGCCAGGGCGCGGCGCGCGCCGAGGTAGGCGCGGAACGCGAGTTGGCCGAGTGCTACGACCACCCGTACTCGCGCCAGCAAGGTCAGTTCCCGGACAAGGAATTTCCGGCAGGCATCGAACTCCTCGCGCAGGGGTTTGTTGCCGGGGGGCGCGCAGCGGACCGCGGCGGTGACGTAGCAGTCGTGTAGCCGGAGGCCGTCGCCGCGGTGCTCCGAATGCGGTCGATCGGCAA contains the following coding sequences:
- a CDS encoding uracil-DNA glycosylase; the encoded protein is MTALEKAVIACTRCPRLRIHRERVAREKVRRFAGSDYWGKPVPGFGDPRARLLVLGLAPAAHGGNRTGRVFTGDRSGEWLFRSLYATGFADRPHSEHRGDGLRLHDCYVTAAVRCAPPGNKPLREEFDACRKFLVRELTLLARVRVVVALGQLAFRAYLGARRALARPIPSPLPRFQHGHGVDLGDVSLIASYHPSQQNTFTGRLTVEMLDAVFRRARGILGEAAGDAR